One window of the bacterium genome contains the following:
- a CDS encoding intradiol ring-cleavage dioxygenase, whose amino-acid sequence MQTNGKAWLTMGILLAANLGALAGATHGATPPSTAARCPLTEAGYGDPAYKPNTPIRPRVGTGFVLTGIVRSGIDCSVLRGAHVEFWLRGPDGQYDDVHRGTVVTDGSGKYRFESNFPGGTGLGPHIHLRVAVPGYRTLVTVYFPHPGTAAGTFDFVLEPEV is encoded by the coding sequence GTGCAGACAAACGGCAAGGCCTGGCTCACGATGGGCATTCTGCTTGCAGCGAATCTCGGAGCGCTCGCCGGCGCCACACATGGCGCGACGCCGCCGTCGACGGCCGCACGGTGCCCGCTGACGGAAGCGGGCTACGGGGATCCCGCCTACAAGCCGAATACCCCCATTCGGCCGCGGGTCGGGACCGGCTTCGTGCTCACGGGGATTGTACGCTCGGGCATCGATTGTTCAGTCCTCAGAGGTGCCCACGTAGAATTCTGGCTCCGCGGGCCCGACGGTCAGTATGATGATGTGCACCGTGGCACGGTCGTGACTGATGGTTCGGGAAAATACCGTTTCGAGAGCAACTTTCCGGGTGGCACCGGCCTAGGGCCGCATATCCACCTGCGTGTCGCCGTTCCCGGGTATCGGACGCTGGTCACGGTGTACTTCCCGCACCCTGGTACGGCCGCCGGAACGTTCGACTTCGTCCTCGAGCCGGAAGTGTGA
- a CDS encoding GNAT family N-acetyltransferase — protein EDHTYEMGFHLRPDYWGRGLAVEAGLAIIAFAFETLGAHALFAGHHPENTASRKVLEKLGFAFAYEEFYPPTGLKHPSYLLTSQGRP, from the coding sequence GGAAGACCACACGTATGAGATGGGGTTCCATCTTCGACCTGACTATTGGGGGCGAGGCCTGGCGGTCGAGGCCGGGCTGGCGATTATCGCCTTCGCGTTCGAGACGCTCGGCGCACACGCCCTCTTCGCCGGCCATCACCCCGAGAATACCGCATCACGAAAGGTGCTCGAGAAGCTCGGGTTCGCCTTCGCGTACGAAGAGTTCTACCCACCGACCGGTCTCAAGCATCCGTCGTACCTGTTGACGAGCCAAGGTCGCCCTTAG